In Malania oleifera isolate guangnan ecotype guangnan chromosome 8, ASM2987363v1, whole genome shotgun sequence, a single window of DNA contains:
- the LOC131161898 gene encoding CO(2)-response secreted protease-like translates to MKGFSFFHFFLFLIFLASSTGGSRAGDGGELQAQSEDGIYIVYMGAATTPNGSPRLDHLHLLNYVSSRRKNAVVHNYKNGFSGFAARLSKAEVHFITEQPGVVSVFPDPLLQLYTTRSWDFLNLNNEGVPKTNFNFGPSSTKSETLGSDTIIGILDTGIWPESQSFNDEGMNSIPSRWKGICMKGTRFSSSNCNKKLIGARYYDHEDEATPRDFMGHGTHVASTAAGRMVPNVSYYGLGMGTAKGGSPMSRIAVYKVCSSGGGCTGSSILAAFDDAIADGVDVLSLSLGASAFQNFPLSDDPIAIGAFHAVEKGITVVCASGNDGPAAQSVVNDAPWIFTVAATTIDRGFETDVELGGQQVFKGEGIHFAKINKNILYPLVYAKSAKGKSSNEDEARNCNMDSLDGKKIKGKIVLCDNDDTTYSVKEKLNEVKGHGAIGLVLAYDQPLQTYTLLSNSFPMTTVTSKDAAKILSYITSTRNPVAKILPTTTVIKYKPAPAIPDFSSRGPSSTITNLLKPDIAAPGVNILAAWIGNDTSKAPRGKYPPPFSMDSGTSMSCPHVSGIAATIKSQHPIWTPSAIRSAVMTTATQTNNLRAQITNHLGMVATPYDYGAGEVSPVGSLQPGLVFETNTMDYLQFLCYYGYDLSKIELIASNLPNGFACPTNSNTDLISNINYPSIAIFKFGGEKSKTVSRTVTNVGEDDETIYIAKVEASATLNVELLPNKLQFRKSEKKLSYQVTFSSSKSSSFKGEVFGSITWSNGKYKVRSPFIVSA, encoded by the exons ctTCCTCATCTTCCTTGCCTCCTCTACTGGGGGTAGTAGAGCTGGTGACGGTGGTGAGCTGCAGGCACAGAGTGAAGATGGGATTTACATTGTGTACATGGGTGCTGCTACCACCCCCAATGGTTCCCCTAGGCTTGACCATCTTCATCTTCTCAACTATGTCTCAagcag GAGAAAAAATGCTGTGGTACACAATTATAAAAATGGTTTCTCAGGCTTTGCCGCTCGTTTGTCAAAAGCAGAAGTCCATTTTATTACTGAACAGCCAGGAGTTGTATCAGTGTTTCCTGATCCACTCTTGCAACTCTACACAACTCGTTCATGGGATTTCCTTAATCTCAATAATGAAGGTGTTCCAAAAACCAATTTTAACTTTGGTCCTAGCTCAACTAAGTCAGAAACGCTTGGATCAGACACAATTATCGGCATTTTGGATACAG GTATTTGGCCAGAATCACAGAGCTTTAATGACGAGGGTATGAATTCAATCCCATCAAGATGGAAAGGAATTTGCATGAAGGGGACTCGCTTTAGTTCCTCCAACTGTAATAA AAAACTTATCGGGGCAAGATATTATGACCACGAGGATGAGGCGACACCAAGAGACTTTATGGGGCATGGCACGCACGTCGCTTCAACGGCGGCAGGGAGGATGGTTCCCAATGTATCATACTATGGCCTAGGAATGGGAACTGCCAAAGGTGGGTCACCCATGTCGAGGATCGCCGTGTATAAGGTATGTTCATCGGGCGGAGGTTGTACTGGGTCCAGTATTTTGGCAGCATTCGATGACGCCATTGCCGATGGTGTTGATGTGTTGTCGCTATCGCTTGGTGCATCAGCATTTCAGAACTTTCCTTTATCAGATGACCCAATTGCTATTGGAGCATTCCATGCAGTTGAGAAAGGGATTACTGTAGTATGTGCATCAGGAAATGATGGGCCTGCTGCTCAAAGTGTTGTCAATGATGCTCCATGGATCTTCACTGTTGCAGCTACCACTATTGATCGAGGTTTTGAAACTGATGTTGAATTAGGGGGGCAACAAGTTTTTAAG GGTGAAGGGATTCATTTTgccaaaattaataaaaacatttTGTATCCATTGGTTTATGCTAAATCAGCCAAGGGAAAGTCTAGCAATGAAGATGAAGCCAG AAACTGCAACATGGATTCACTAgatggaaagaaaataaagggaaaaatagTTCTATGTGACAACGACGACACTACTTACTCTGTGAAagaaaagctcaatgaagttaaGGGGCATGGAGCTATAGGGttggttttggcatatgatcaaCCACTACAAACATATActttgctttctaattcttttcCAATGACTACAGTCACTTCAAAGGACGCTGCTAAGATACTCTCTTATATCACTTCAACTAG AAATCCAGTGGCAAAAATTCTACCGACTACGACAGTGATAAAATACAAGCCAGCGCCTGCCATCCCTGATTTCTCATCAAGAGGTCCTTCATCTACCATAACAAACCTTCTAaag cctgATATTGCAGCACCGGGGGTGAACATTTTGGCAGCATGGATAGGCAATGACACGTCAAAAGCTCCGAGAGGGAAATACCCCCCACCCTTTAGTATGGATTCAGGAACATCAATGTCTTGTCCACATGTTTCAGGGATTGCTGCCACAATCAAATCTCAACACCCCATATGGACTCCATCGGCAATTCGATCAGCCGTCATGACTACTG cAACTCAAACAAACAATTTGAGGGCTCAAATAACGAATCATTTAGGTATGGTAGCCACACCTTATGATTATGGTGCCGGGGAGGTAAGCCCAGTGGGATCATTACAGCCAGGGTTGGTCTTTGAGACGAACACCATGGATTACTTGCAGTTTCTTTGTTACTATGGGTATGATTTATCCAAAATTGAATTGATTGCATCAAATCTGCCAAATGGATTTGCTTGTCCTACGAACTCAAATACTGATTTAATCTCCAACATCAACTACCCATCAATAGCCATCTTCAAATTTGGTGGGGAGAAGAGCAAGACCGTGAGTAGAACTGTTACTAATGTTGGGGAAGATGATGAAACAATTTACATAGCAAAGGTGGAAGCATCTGCTACATTGAATGTTGAACTACTGCCCAATAAATTGCAATTTAGGAAGAGTGAAAAAAAGCTAAGTTACCAAGTGACTTTCTCATCCTCAAAATCTTCCTCATTCAAAGGAGAAGTATTTGGTTCTATAACATGGAGTAATGGAAAGTATAAAGTCCGAAGTCCATTTATTGTTAGCGCATAG